A DNA window from Nitrospira sp. contains the following coding sequences:
- a CDS encoding hypothetical protein (Evidence 5 : Unknown function; MaGe:77310342), with translation MKKRSRPPKHIPLIKKHSRTGGNMFHSTQIKKVIETCSWKDLVVAAYLVCILPSFFFSSPNTNLGGTLPRTV, from the coding sequence TTGAAGAAGAGATCGCGTCCCCCAAAGCACATTCCTCTCATCAAGAAGCACTCACGGACTGGGGGAAATATGTTTCATTCAACGCAGATCAAGAAAGTGATCGAGACCTGCTCATGGAAAGACTTAGTCGTTGCTGCATACCTCGTCTGCATTCTTCCGTCTTTCTTCTTCTCAAGCCCCAATACCAACCTAGGCGGTACTTTACCAAGAACCGTCTAG
- a CDS encoding Capsule polysaccharide export protein (MaGe:77310344) — MRIMKCLIMSVGLAVSVSLGPALALPQEIDAKRGLSQSMKAPVSTSDKSLLIVTPEYIIGPEDILEITVWKNADLSKQVQVRPDGRISLPLLGDISAVAKTPVQLTEEISVGLRAYMENPTISILVKEVNSYQIYVLGEVNKPGKYPLKSKTTLLQGITVAGGFTPMAARNKIVIFRFSKDGEGLTKLKASYDDIVVRDGSIQNMELKPGDQIVVPSETMVVLPSR; from the coding sequence ATGCGGATTATGAAATGCCTGATAATGAGCGTGGGGCTGGCAGTGAGTGTTTCCCTAGGACCTGCGTTGGCACTGCCTCAAGAGATTGATGCCAAACGAGGGCTTTCTCAATCTATGAAAGCCCCTGTCAGTACATCAGATAAATCTTTGTTGATTGTGACGCCGGAATACATTATCGGTCCAGAGGACATTTTAGAGATCACGGTGTGGAAGAACGCAGATCTGTCAAAGCAGGTTCAGGTAAGACCCGATGGCCGAATTTCCCTTCCCTTGCTTGGGGACATTTCTGCTGTTGCGAAGACTCCTGTTCAATTGACTGAGGAGATTTCTGTTGGTCTCAGAGCGTACATGGAAAATCCAACCATCTCGATTTTAGTAAAAGAGGTCAATAGTTATCAGATTTATGTGCTAGGGGAAGTCAATAAGCCAGGAAAGTATCCTCTCAAGAGTAAGACCACGCTGTTGCAAGGAATTACGGTGGCCGGTGGGTTTACGCCGATGGCAGCGAGGAATAAGATTGTGATCTTCCGGTTTTCTAAAGATGGGGAAGGACTGACCAAGCTTAAGGCGAGTTATGACGATATTGTTGTTCGCGATGGCTCGATTCAGAATATGGAATTGAAGCCTGGCGATCAAATTGTTGTGCCGTCAGAGACGATGGTGGTGCTGCCGAGTCGTTAA
- a CDS encoding Putative Lipopolysaccharide biosynthesis protein (Evidence 3 : Putative function from multiple computational evidences; MaGe:77310347), translating into MFTGLSTPEEYFRAIKNHKWLIIVPIVVCVGVAALICYWLPKSYRSSTLLYFQEQKVRGVKGVDAPESGGETQRPDVAMGTRIDALREVLYKRELLTQVADEFHLYGYDKDNAAPALDNSVSSRLRSLVTIEPQGSGLLKVSFADVEPTIAKAVTARLADLFVRENTKSRTAIAESSTEFLQHEMDSLKGQLESKEQAIARFKQSHLGQLPEQMDSNMRAIDRLESEVSAQQEMEKTLSLRVESVDKALREYEDPSSDVSPRRAEKDPRLVKIRELERTLAGFRSMYKETYPDVARVKNELNQLQSMTTEEYIALYIEPEAPEIDGPKKARRKQIDPYKAELLKQREDLLREVELVHRRQARIAEDIRKYESRIQGTTVHQQELMSIQRDYENLQRNYQSLLEKKLAVGMAGNLEQKQQGTQMRIVEPAGMPSWPEKPNLMVVMLGGLAVGCALGFGSAFGIEMLRRGFVSAEEIEVTLGVPVFATISHFESAWPGGVKLTAEAARHKDRLLALPGFRKEGLLVANGGSTAGCGQVSVGPELVAMWYPRSPVAEQYRVAATRIGLMAGQQESTVIVMASALMGEGKTSTALNLAHVLARDLNKKTVLVDCDLKRPMVHAYAGMELGVGLSEVLLGEKQFEECLEYHEQLGIWILPAGIIQSGIAALTHVDRLSKLISNLREKFECIVLDAPPLLPVAESLLIVRMADVVAQVIRARTTPRDAVMNAMKMVGQERAMGVILNGVEEQDSPYSYYSYGNKAYEPHRTQLR; encoded by the coding sequence TTGTTTACTGGACTAAGTACTCCCGAAGAATACTTCAGGGCGATTAAAAATCATAAGTGGCTGATTATTGTCCCAATTGTAGTGTGTGTCGGCGTGGCCGCGTTGATTTGCTATTGGTTGCCCAAGAGCTATCGGTCAAGTACGCTCCTTTATTTTCAAGAACAGAAGGTCCGGGGTGTCAAAGGTGTTGATGCTCCGGAATCGGGTGGCGAAACCCAACGGCCTGACGTCGCAATGGGAACGCGGATTGATGCATTGAGGGAGGTTCTCTACAAGCGGGAATTATTGACGCAGGTAGCCGACGAGTTTCATTTGTACGGCTATGATAAAGATAATGCCGCTCCTGCTCTTGATAACAGTGTTTCATCACGCCTTCGGAGTTTAGTCACAATAGAGCCACAAGGCAGTGGGTTGCTGAAGGTCTCTTTTGCAGATGTAGAGCCTACGATTGCCAAAGCCGTAACTGCAAGATTAGCGGATCTCTTTGTCCGAGAAAACACAAAATCTCGAACGGCAATTGCTGAAAGCTCTACGGAGTTTCTTCAGCATGAAATGGATTCTTTGAAAGGACAGCTAGAGTCAAAAGAACAGGCCATTGCACGGTTTAAGCAATCTCATCTCGGTCAGTTGCCCGAGCAAATGGATTCTAATATGCGCGCGATTGATCGCTTGGAAAGTGAAGTTTCGGCGCAGCAGGAGATGGAAAAGACGCTGAGCCTTCGTGTCGAGTCTGTGGATAAGGCGCTTCGGGAATATGAGGATCCTTCAAGCGATGTGAGTCCTCGCCGTGCCGAAAAAGACCCTCGATTGGTAAAGATTCGTGAGCTTGAGCGTACGCTGGCCGGCTTTCGTTCCATGTACAAAGAGACCTATCCTGATGTGGCTCGTGTCAAGAATGAGCTGAATCAATTGCAGTCAATGACGACCGAGGAATATATCGCGCTGTACATAGAGCCTGAGGCCCCCGAGATCGACGGGCCGAAGAAAGCAAGACGTAAGCAAATTGATCCGTACAAAGCAGAACTGTTGAAACAGCGGGAAGATTTATTGCGAGAGGTTGAGCTGGTTCATCGCCGGCAAGCTCGTATTGCGGAAGATATTAGAAAGTATGAATCGAGGATCCAAGGCACCACCGTGCATCAGCAGGAACTCATGTCGATTCAGCGCGACTATGAAAACCTCCAGAGGAACTATCAGTCATTACTTGAAAAGAAGTTGGCTGTTGGAATGGCGGGTAACCTTGAACAGAAGCAACAAGGGACCCAAATGCGAATCGTCGAGCCCGCCGGTATGCCGTCATGGCCAGAAAAGCCTAATCTGATGGTCGTTATGTTGGGTGGATTGGCCGTGGGGTGTGCGCTTGGATTTGGGAGTGCTTTTGGCATCGAGATGTTGCGGCGGGGTTTTGTTTCTGCCGAAGAAATCGAAGTCACGCTGGGGGTGCCGGTCTTTGCGACAATTTCTCACTTTGAATCGGCTTGGCCGGGGGGAGTGAAGCTGACGGCAGAAGCAGCCCGCCATAAGGATCGGTTACTGGCGCTTCCAGGGTTTCGGAAAGAGGGGTTGCTGGTTGCAAACGGTGGGTCCACCGCTGGGTGTGGTCAAGTGTCAGTAGGGCCGGAACTCGTAGCGATGTGGTATCCAAGGTCTCCGGTGGCCGAGCAGTATCGAGTCGCGGCAACGAGAATTGGATTGATGGCAGGTCAACAGGAAAGCACTGTCATCGTAATGGCGAGCGCGTTGATGGGAGAGGGAAAGACATCTACTGCACTCAATCTTGCCCACGTCCTTGCCCGAGACCTCAATAAGAAAACGGTGTTAGTGGACTGCGATCTGAAGCGCCCGATGGTTCATGCGTATGCTGGAATGGAGCTGGGTGTTGGGCTGAGTGAAGTGCTGCTCGGAGAAAAGCAATTCGAGGAATGTCTTGAGTATCATGAACAGCTAGGAATCTGGATTCTTCCTGCCGGAATTATTCAATCTGGCATTGCGGCGTTAACACATGTTGATAGGCTGTCCAAGCTTATTAGTAATTTGCGTGAAAAATTTGAATGTATTGTACTTGATGCGCCGCCGTTGTTACCCGTCGCCGAGTCTCTCTTAATTGTAAGAATGGCAGATGTCGTGGCGCAGGTAATTCGAGCTCGAACCACTCCTCGGGACGCCGTCATGAATGCCATGAAAATGGTGGGGCAAGAGCGGGCGATGGGAGTGATACTGAACGGAGTGGAAGAGCAAGATTCGCCGTACTCATATTATAGCTATGGCAACAAGGCCTATGAACCTCACCGTACCCAACTCAGATAG
- a CDS encoding hypothetical protein (Evidence 5 : Unknown function; MaGe:77310341) — protein sequence MEQAPPVDQVLKVFVPTPVAVADTPTLAEVRWTRRIPFGKGSGPYLVGLKFIF from the coding sequence ATGGAGCAGGCTCCTCCCGTTGACCAGGTGCTGAAGGTCTTTGTGCCGACTCCGGTTGCTGTGGCGGATACTCCTACTCTTGCTGAAGTTCGTTGGACCAGGCGGATTCCATTCGGAAAGGGATCTGGACCATATTTGGTAGGTCTCAAGTTTATATTTTGA
- a CDS encoding hypothetical protein (Evidence 4 : Unknown function but conserved in other organisms; MaGe:77310346) gives MLAQTIVIPTLSVSETYDSNVFYTPKTLLGPGLKAEDFMTRVIPQINFAHAGPRVNGSFSVGANITRYVNNPDLDYTGINAAGQLDLKRWANSFSQRISALSVRGAYQFTPSLNGFGATTGGAFGTGFGATGVSSPIDTGLITNRVSMHNFSLGATGGYDLTRNTKFTAGYIYTKLTFGNQSGGINNRLFDTDGHTTMTALTTRVSPTDTVGTTATMSHFIQGGSSGGGSGSFTTISGTMNWAKLWTKQLSTTLTGGGIFTLPIESTVPGQSIQSTFAPTGTVAMTYRSFSEGLRDAGAAPGPFDNLPRVPGSLAPGGVIAPGAFTTSLSYNFSIFPSYALNAGPMKTHVVGLNTSVGVTSKLTAQAGMNFSHGSTSAPASNFDTLGVTAGASYLLGPVLVNLNYNWLYFSSSMNQSAQAQSEYAFSKKMVMLSLSYAFTSQSFFRMGGLESSVFHDTGEGTVAPAGAGAGNSSVGSGVLKKE, from the coding sequence GTGTTGGCCCAAACAATTGTCATCCCAACATTGTCAGTCTCAGAGACCTATGATTCAAACGTGTTCTACACTCCAAAAACATTATTAGGGCCAGGTCTCAAAGCAGAAGATTTTATGACCAGGGTGATACCACAGATTAATTTCGCTCACGCAGGCCCCCGCGTGAATGGCAGCTTTTCCGTGGGTGCTAATATTACAAGGTATGTGAATAATCCTGATCTCGACTACACCGGTATCAACGCTGCAGGTCAGTTGGATTTGAAGCGATGGGCTAATAGTTTTTCTCAGCGTATTTCGGCGTTATCAGTTCGAGGGGCCTATCAGTTTACGCCTTCATTGAATGGTTTCGGAGCAACAACTGGTGGGGCATTTGGAACTGGTTTCGGGGCAACCGGTGTCAGTTCTCCAATTGATACTGGTCTGATTACAAATCGTGTGTCGATGCACAATTTCAGCCTTGGAGCTACTGGCGGATATGACCTTACTAGGAATACGAAGTTTACAGCCGGTTATATCTATACAAAGTTAACTTTTGGAAACCAATCAGGTGGAATCAATAACAGACTGTTTGATACGGATGGTCATACAACAATGACCGCGCTAACTACGAGGGTATCACCGACGGATACGGTGGGGACTACCGCAACCATGTCTCATTTTATTCAGGGGGGATCTTCGGGTGGAGGATCAGGTTCGTTTACAACCATTTCAGGAACAATGAACTGGGCAAAGCTCTGGACAAAGCAGCTGAGTACAACTCTGACGGGCGGCGGAATCTTTACTCTTCCGATAGAGTCAACTGTTCCGGGGCAATCGATCCAGTCTACATTCGCGCCGACAGGGACAGTCGCAATGACCTACCGTTCATTTTCAGAAGGACTGCGGGATGCGGGAGCGGCACCAGGGCCATTTGACAATTTGCCGAGGGTGCCCGGAAGCTTGGCCCCAGGAGGGGTCATTGCACCAGGAGCCTTCACGACATCTCTGAGCTATAACTTTAGCATCTTTCCAAGTTACGCCCTTAACGCTGGGCCAATGAAGACCCATGTTGTTGGGCTTAATACCAGCGTAGGCGTTACATCTAAGCTTACTGCTCAGGCGGGAATGAATTTTTCGCATGGGAGCACGAGTGCACCTGCCTCGAATTTTGACACGCTTGGAGTGACTGCAGGAGCTAGCTATCTCTTGGGGCCGGTATTAGTCAATCTCAACTATAACTGGCTGTATTTTTCTAGTTCGATGAATCAATCCGCTCAGGCGCAAAGTGAGTACGCTTTCTCGAAAAAAATGGTCATGTTATCACTATCGTATGCTTTTACAAGCCAGTCGTTCTTTCGAATGGGTGGATTAGAAAGTTCCGTATTCCACGACACTGGAGAGGGCACAGTTGCTCCAGCAGGTGCGGGAGCCGGTAACAGTTCGGTCGGATCCGGCGTATTAAAGAAGGAGTAG
- a CDS encoding HTH luxR-type domain-containing protein (MaGe:77310340) — MVESTQYADQSDGLADQRAGSGIVVLTAAMQLLHMNRQATELAKKINAAEQAGSAARSAHGVLPTALTELCGEIIKALHVRTEAKDWEQFELKRVSGDPSQPILLRGFGLPDRNGVDHARLVVTLEELGRRQNLNTDHAREKFQLTNREQAVVENLAKGWTNKEIANALLITEQTVKEHIKHIMRKTTATTRTGILVQIFNS; from the coding sequence ATGGTTGAATCAACTCAGTACGCCGATCAATCAGATGGCCTTGCCGACCAACGTGCGGGATCAGGCATCGTGGTGTTAACGGCCGCTATGCAACTGCTCCATATGAATCGTCAAGCAACAGAGCTGGCTAAAAAAATCAATGCCGCAGAACAGGCTGGGTCGGCTGCCCGCTCGGCCCACGGTGTTTTGCCAACTGCTCTGACTGAGCTCTGCGGAGAAATTATTAAAGCCCTCCACGTTCGTACCGAAGCAAAAGACTGGGAGCAATTTGAGCTTAAGCGGGTGAGTGGGGACCCGAGTCAGCCTATTTTACTTCGAGGCTTTGGACTGCCTGATCGCAATGGTGTGGACCACGCTCGTCTAGTGGTCACCTTGGAAGAACTCGGACGAAGACAGAATCTCAATACCGATCATGCCCGCGAAAAATTCCAACTCACAAATCGCGAACAAGCCGTGGTGGAGAATTTGGCTAAAGGGTGGACCAACAAAGAAATTGCCAATGCGCTCCTCATTACGGAACAAACCGTTAAAGAGCACATCAAACACATCATGAGAAAAACGACAGCGACAACCCGCACAGGCATTCTAGTCCAAATCTTCAATTCCTAA
- a CDS encoding Capsule polysaccharide export protein (MaGe:77310345): MIVQIWEWSRSCVIAGVLICTFGVVAGCSSQNVQYPGMFLPPTEFLIGPEDVLLVTVWRNQELSKEVIVRPDGKISLPLIGDIMAAGLSAQALSKHVADALAEFMSTPTVSVQVKEINSYHIFAVGEVGKPGKIPLKSFTSVVQGISYAGGFTTFASRNNVHVLRMVKNAQGETKQIMIPVPYMDIVQGKNLEANFILKAGDVIVVP, encoded by the coding sequence ATGATCGTTCAGATATGGGAGTGGTCGCGAAGCTGTGTGATTGCTGGCGTACTGATCTGTACCTTTGGTGTGGTAGCGGGCTGTTCTTCGCAGAATGTTCAATACCCAGGAATGTTTCTTCCTCCCACCGAGTTTCTTATCGGGCCTGAAGATGTTTTGTTGGTTACCGTCTGGCGTAATCAAGAATTGTCGAAAGAGGTAATTGTGAGGCCAGATGGAAAGATCTCATTGCCTCTTATCGGAGATATCATGGCTGCGGGTTTGTCGGCGCAGGCTCTCTCAAAACACGTGGCGGATGCTTTAGCTGAGTTTATGTCTACTCCGACGGTATCGGTTCAAGTAAAAGAGATCAATAGTTACCATATTTTTGCGGTCGGGGAGGTTGGGAAGCCCGGAAAGATTCCGCTTAAGTCGTTTACAAGTGTAGTACAAGGGATCTCATATGCGGGAGGGTTTACGACATTTGCCTCCCGTAACAATGTTCATGTGCTTCGCATGGTGAAGAATGCACAAGGTGAGACTAAACAAATCATGATTCCTGTGCCATACATGGACATTGTGCAAGGGAAGAATTTGGAGGCGAATTTTATTCTAAAGGCTGGTGACGTCATTGTTGTACCGTGA
- a CDS encoding hypothetical protein (Evidence 5 : Unknown function; MaGe:77310338) has protein sequence MATQANERHDGFVLPMPQQIEQFVSTPASRLAVDIHAMAASCSLHAGQVAFNSGRIDLARAALTKIVTLHKEDQKPTYYLAQAHKLLAEMDNGLQISLRTP, from the coding sequence ATGGCCACTCAAGCCAACGAGAGGCATGATGGCTTTGTACTCCCAATGCCACAGCAGATTGAGCAGTTTGTCTCGACACCGGCCAGCCGTCTTGCCGTCGATATTCACGCGATGGCGGCCTCCTGCTCACTCCATGCAGGGCAAGTCGCCTTTAACTCTGGAAGAATTGATTTGGCCCGCGCAGCTCTCACGAAGATCGTCACGCTTCACAAGGAAGACCAGAAACCGACCTACTATCTCGCACAAGCCCACAAGCTACTGGCTGAAATGGACAACGGGCTTCAGATATCGCTTCGAACACCTTAA
- a CDS encoding hypothetical protein (Evidence 4 : Unknown function but conserved in other organisms; MaGe:77310336) yields MMERKGLASMEHCRHRARGVSVNMLYAVGSLVCALAIAGCQSMPPLGEQERLVEKKQLTVHQISPKAFVNVWGKPVYHHSEFTQFFVMPDKSMIPRSRVPIGEAPEGWEASFEAGEGVFLGYPEQGWMLVFLDDRLVYREELKPEKVHALGKTWQFDDRFKTSLEGAPLR; encoded by the coding sequence ATGATGGAGAGAAAGGGGCTGGCATCCATGGAGCATTGCAGGCATAGGGCAAGAGGCGTTTCTGTGAACATGTTGTATGCAGTTGGAAGCCTGGTGTGTGCGCTTGCGATAGCGGGCTGCCAGAGTATGCCGCCATTAGGAGAGCAGGAGCGCTTGGTAGAGAAGAAGCAGCTCACGGTCCATCAGATTTCTCCCAAAGCGTTTGTGAATGTTTGGGGCAAGCCAGTCTATCACCATAGTGAGTTTACGCAGTTCTTTGTGATGCCGGATAAATCGATGATTCCCCGTTCACGGGTGCCCATCGGTGAAGCGCCGGAAGGTTGGGAAGCAAGCTTCGAGGCCGGGGAAGGGGTATTTCTTGGCTACCCCGAGCAAGGCTGGATGTTAGTGTTTTTAGATGATCGACTGGTCTATCGAGAAGAGTTGAAGCCAGAAAAAGTCCACGCACTTGGGAAGACGTGGCAGTTTGACGACCGGTTTAAGACGAGCCTGGAAGGAGCGCCGCTTCGCTAG
- a CDS encoding hypothetical protein (Evidence 5 : Unknown function; MaGe:77310339): protein MTFRDSGLLIAQRLLRLTHMNLSSGEYRLETALLQSIHQQPTMYGTRHFRMPNQHIA from the coding sequence TTGACATTTCGCGATTCAGGTCTACTGATTGCACAACGTCTCCTGCGACTGACGCATATGAATCTTTCATCAGGAGAATATAGACTTGAAACAGCCCTTCTCCAATCTATCCATCAGCAGCCTACTATGTATGGCACTCGTCATTTCAGGATGCCAAACCAGCACATCGCTTAA
- a CDS encoding hypothetical protein (Evidence 5 : Unknown function; MaGe:77310343), with product MRGMCFGGRDLFFNIFLGFGYEWDQRTITDCRKVQKIVAFGNFPLKSIRFCLEKFKKISGREENVQVPSFRKRDASLINPLSL from the coding sequence ATGAGAGGAATGTGCTTTGGGGGACGCGATCTCTTCTTCAATATTTTTCTCGGGTTTGGCTATGAGTGGGATCAGCGCACAATCACTGATTGTAGAAAAGTTCAAAAGATAGTAGCGTTCGGAAACTTTCCGCTGAAGTCGATCCGGTTCTGCTTGGAGAAATTCAAGAAAATATCCGGTCGGGAAGAAAATGTACAGGTTCCAAGCTTCAGAAAGCGTGACGCGAGTTTGATCAATCCTTTGAGCCTGTAA
- a CDS encoding Glycogen synthase (MaGe:77310337), giving the protein MERSRDIDSLNIVMAASEAVPYIKTGGLADVAGALPVELAKLGHRVTLIVPHYRGFQTDGRSLREIGTIRVKTATGLVDATLEEDLIPVGKSGRSVRVVAVRYGPYFDRAGLYQGPDGDFSDNLARFAFFSRAIIEVLGFLGSRRHETISILHLHDWQTALAAVYLKTTEYDRATIGDIRTLLTLHNVGYQGIFPGSQFSETGLSVDLFTPAGLEFYGSVNLLKGGILFADKVSTVSPTYAKEIMSSDGGFGLEGVLAGRRDGVVGIINGIDVVSWNPKTDRYLAANYSRTDLSGKAVCKRAIQLELGLSNYDAPLIGVIGRLTPQKGFDLLAEIIPELMAEGAQVAILGTGDRSLEDRFQSLKGQYPQQIGISLKFDEGRAHRIEAGADMLVMPSRYEPCGLTQLYSLRYGTIPIVRKTGGLADTVIPYRPSTALEGRATGFQFSEASGDSLLSAMLLALKMYRDGEIWMAIQQAGMNVDYSWRHSATLYVEEYKRLQAK; this is encoded by the coding sequence ATGGAGAGATCTCGTGACATTGATTCATTGAATATTGTGATGGCGGCTTCCGAGGCGGTTCCCTACATCAAGACCGGCGGGCTGGCCGACGTCGCAGGCGCGCTTCCAGTAGAACTTGCCAAGCTGGGGCATAGGGTAACCTTGATCGTGCCTCACTATCGCGGCTTTCAGACGGATGGAAGATCGCTACGGGAGATTGGGACGATTCGCGTCAAGACGGCTACGGGGCTTGTCGATGCGACGCTTGAGGAAGATCTAATTCCTGTGGGGAAGAGCGGACGATCAGTTCGAGTGGTGGCGGTGCGATACGGTCCCTATTTTGACCGGGCTGGATTGTATCAAGGCCCGGACGGGGATTTCAGCGACAATCTTGCTCGGTTTGCTTTTTTTAGCCGGGCGATCATTGAAGTGCTTGGATTTCTCGGTAGTCGCCGTCATGAGACGATCTCCATTTTGCATTTGCATGATTGGCAGACGGCTCTTGCGGCGGTGTATCTCAAAACCACCGAGTATGATCGGGCAACCATCGGCGATATCAGGACGCTGCTAACCCTTCATAATGTCGGGTATCAAGGGATTTTTCCTGGTTCTCAGTTTTCTGAGACCGGCCTGTCCGTAGATCTTTTTACCCCTGCTGGGTTGGAGTTCTACGGGTCGGTGAATTTGCTCAAGGGAGGGATTCTCTTTGCGGATAAGGTGTCGACGGTGAGCCCGACTTACGCAAAAGAAATTATGAGTTCTGATGGTGGATTTGGCTTAGAAGGTGTGCTGGCAGGCCGTCGGGATGGTGTGGTCGGGATTATCAATGGCATCGATGTTGTCTCCTGGAATCCCAAGACGGACAGGTATCTTGCGGCTAACTATTCACGGACCGACCTATCGGGCAAAGCGGTTTGTAAAAGGGCGATTCAGCTCGAACTGGGTTTGTCGAATTATGATGCTCCGCTCATTGGAGTGATCGGACGATTGACCCCACAGAAAGGGTTTGACCTGCTGGCGGAGATTATCCCGGAGTTGATGGCGGAGGGGGCTCAGGTTGCGATTTTAGGCACGGGGGATCGATCTCTTGAAGATCGGTTTCAATCGTTGAAAGGACAATACCCACAGCAAATCGGTATATCGCTGAAATTCGATGAAGGACGAGCGCATCGAATTGAGGCGGGGGCTGATATGTTGGTCATGCCATCGCGATACGAGCCCTGCGGGCTGACTCAGCTCTATAGCTTGCGGTATGGCACAATCCCTATTGTACGAAAGACAGGGGGATTGGCGGATACGGTGATTCCATATCGGCCATCAACGGCGCTGGAAGGACGTGCGACAGGTTTTCAGTTTTCTGAAGCTTCAGGGGACTCTTTGTTGTCGGCAATGCTGCTGGCCCTGAAGATGTATAGAGATGGGGAGATCTGGATGGCAATTCAGCAAGCCGGCATGAACGTAGACTACTCCTGGAGACATTCAGCTACGCTGTATGTTGAAGAGTATAAAAGGTTGCAAGCGAAATAG
- a CDS encoding hypothetical protein (Evidence 4 : Unknown function but conserved in other organisms; MaGe:77310335): MAAALVPIDMQWLEKGVLGIEWSDGHKGVYPVRALRLHCPCAACVDEWTGVRRLKPDDVPMFIMAQDIQPVGRYALQFSWSDGHDSGIYSYGLLRQLCQCDVCVPVKPAEQKSRRLL, encoded by the coding sequence ATGGCCGCGGCATTGGTTCCCATCGATATGCAATGGTTGGAGAAGGGGGTCTTGGGTATCGAGTGGAGCGATGGCCACAAGGGGGTCTATCCCGTTCGTGCGCTCAGATTGCATTGCCCTTGCGCCGCCTGTGTCGATGAGTGGACGGGTGTGCGCCGGTTGAAGCCCGACGATGTGCCGATGTTTATTATGGCGCAGGACATTCAGCCGGTCGGGCGGTATGCGCTTCAATTTTCTTGGAGCGATGGGCATGACAGCGGCATTTATTCCTATGGGTTGCTGCGGCAGTTGTGCCAGTGCGATGTCTGTGTGCCCGTGAAGCCGGCCGAGCAGAAAAGTCGGCGTCTTTTATGA